A genomic window from Henningerozyma blattae CBS 6284 chromosome 3, complete genome includes:
- the TBLA0C01550 gene encoding uncharacterized protein (similar to Saccharomyces cerevisiae YFR017C and YOL024W; ancestral locus Anc_1.363), whose product MKTQAACNPLLKIKTLCQSTDFLNLQNPPVPNTHPFELEYHSKYYTYHKDKKSAPPPPPPPQPQKNAKSLNNPQQTQDMPTLASFRRHSFSYEDYKNNIYNKSKLFHT is encoded by the coding sequence atgaaaactCAAGCTGCATGCAATcctcttttaaaaattaaaacgCTCTGTCAATCAACAGATTTCTTGAATTTACAAAACCCTCCGGTCCCTAACACTCATCcttttgaattagaatACCATTCGAAATATTATACTTAtcataaagataaaaaatcggcccctcctcctcctcctccaCCACAACCACAGAAAAATGCCAAGTCACTAAACAACCCTCAGCAAACTCAAGATATGCCAACATTGGCCTCATTTAGAAGACATTCCTTCTCCTATGaagattataaaaataacatctacaataaatcaaaattgtTCCACACGTGA